A window of the Corythoichthys intestinalis isolate RoL2023-P3 chromosome 6, ASM3026506v1, whole genome shotgun sequence genome harbors these coding sequences:
- the tiparp gene encoding protein mono-ADP-ribosyltransferase TIPARP, with amino-acid sequence MDKTLHILQKSADGVPTGISLDVSLNVDDGEDFTEQSIVGLSDKIPLVKPYFKKKQRKIDPKCLHRALEEPILTTLLSGDMPGDGVFVPRSQAGRTPGNLCAAVAAKQNCIGPVCGLKESPASDTASAAGTGDVEMADTTAELEETERRGERPKASLRAAGTTGKITPASRDVLPIVAPPATHQEEAIKSNDLLTHTNTTPAKDCTSLRDTLPPLLQAQQLDKGVIFQDKSEEASLDLVFELLTQLQYHTHQSDSVDICVDFLQGQCVYGSDCAHHHTVLPYHWQIRRSDTQTWQSIADESQEQLERLYCNPDNDQVRLKYQGSVFSLDFGAMRVCDLKFDRVRRLTTPTNPLTMPSPNPSPTPSCHTVWKYYCRDNFGWREYSEPVVKLIEKATLRGLKEVRFITLQNQYILNIREGFQQNAMFGFRRQIKKRPMFMSSVMLAPHLETLGGTSSTLLSSSSSSSSSLSSMDVMTSHPLSPTTANPPSLFPETWLPMAVNQDFLQVPVSRDDRSYRTVYSLFHKTVAETKFRIIKILRVQNPFLWEKYKRKKEYMSRRMTEMDRLLSERHLFHGTSADVVEGICKHNFDPRVCGKHATMFGQGSYFARKAVYSHNFSKRSPKGVHCMFLAKVLTGRFTVGNPSMRRPPPINPRDASSDLYDSCVDNWVDPQIYVIFNDDQSYPYFIIHYEEVPSTVAL; translated from the exons ATGGATAAAACTTTGCACATTCTTCAGAAATCTGCAGACGGCGTGCCGACTGGGATTTCGTTGGATGTGAGTTTAAACGTGGATGATGGGGAGGACTTCACGGAACAATCAATTGTGGGACTTTCGGACAAAATACCTCTGGTGAAACCTTATTTCAAAAAGAAGCAGAGGAAAATAGACCCCAAATGCCTTCACCGCGCCTTGGAGGAGCCCATCCTGACCACTCTGCTCAGCGGCGACATGCCGGGGGACGGCGTGTTTGTGCCGCGGAGTCAGGCTGGACGCACGCCGGGGAACCTGTGCGCGGCAGTTGCGGCCAAACAGAACTGTATTGGCCCGGTGTGTGGACTTAAAGAATCGCCGGCTTCAGACACCGCCTCTGCTGCCGGGACGGGAGATGTGGAGATGGCTGATACTACTGCGGAGCTGGAGGAGACTGAGCGGAGAGGGGAGCGACCCAAGGCAAGCCTCAGGGCTGCGGGGACCACGGGAAAAATAACGCCAGCCAGCAGGGATGTACTTCCCATTGTCGCACCACCGGCTACTCACCAGGAGGAAGCCATCAAAAGCAATGACCTCTTAACGCACACCAACACCACCCCTGCTAAAGACTGCACTAGCCTCCGGGACACCCTCCCCCCACTCCTGCAAGCCCAGCAGCTTGACAAAGGAGTGATTTTTCAGGATAAAAGTGAAGAGGCCTCCCTGGACTTGGTGTTTGAGCTGCTGACCCAGCTTCAGTATCACACACACCAGTCAGACTCTGTGGACATTTGTGTGGATTTCCTCCAAGGACAATGTGTGTACGGCAGTGACTGTGCCCACCACCACACGGTCCTGCCTTACCACTGGCAGATCCGCAGAAGTGACACTCAGACGTGGCAAAGCATAGCGGATGAATCCCAGGAACAGCTGGAGAGACTTTACTGCAACCCGGACAATGACCAAGTCAGGCTCAAGTACCA GGGCTCCGTTTTTTCCCTGGACTTTGGAGCCATGCGGGTTTGTGACCTAAAGTTTGACCGTGTCCGGCGTCTGACCACTCCCACGAATCCACTCACCATGCCCTCGCCGAACCCAAGCCCCACCCCTAGCTGTCACACAGTGTGGAAGTACTACTGCAGAGACAACTTTGGCTGGAGggaatactcagag CCGGTGGTAAAGCTCATAGAAAAGGCAACACTGAGGGGTCTCAAGGAGGTCCGATTCATCACGCTCCAGAACCAATATATCCTAAACATAAGGGAGGGCTTCCAGCAGAATGCCATGTTTGGGTTCAGGCGTCAGATCAAGAAGCGGCCCATGTTCATGTCTTCGGTGATGCTCGCACCCCACCTAGA gaCTTTGGGTGGAACCTCTTCAACTTTACTGTCCAGCTCTTCCTCCTCTTCGTCATCTCTCTCATCGATGGATGTCATGACGTCGCATCCACTCTCCCCAACGACCGCCAACCCACCAAGCCTTTTCCCAGAGACGTGGTTGCCCATGGCAGTGAACCAGGACTTCCTACAAGTGCCTGTGTCCCGCGACGACCGCAGCTACAGGACCGTGTACAGCTTGTTCCACAAAACGGTGGCTGAAACCAAGTTTAGGATCATTAAGATACTTCGGGTGCAAAACCCCTTTCTTTGGGAGAAGTACAAAAG GAAGAaggagtacatgtccaggcgtaTGACCGAGATGGACCGGTTGCTGAGCGAGCGTCACCTCTTCCATGGGACCTCGGCAGACGTGGTAGAAGGCATCTGCAAGCACAACTTCGACCCACGTGTCTGCGGCAAACACGCTACCATGTTTGGCCAGGGTTCCTACTTTGCCCGAAAGGCCGTTTACTCGCACAACTTCTCCAAGCGCTCACCCAAAGGAGTCCACTGCATGTTCCTGGCCAAAGTGCTCACTGGCAG GTTTACCGTAGGAAACCCTTCAATGCGGCGACCACCGCCCATCAACCCCCGTGATGCCTCCAGTGACCTGTATGACTCCTGTGTGGACAACTGGGTGGACCCTCAGATCTACGTCATCTTCAATGACGATCAGAGCTACCCGTACTTCATTATTCATTATGAGGAGGTACCTAGCACTGTAGCCCTCTGA